A genomic window from Shewanella vesiculosa includes:
- a CDS encoding ATP-binding protein, translating to MMIVKKIRAKERDAIIQSLKSGVTPKVGIQHIQVGRVNELKAMIQDIERISDGGSAFRLIIGEYGSGKTFFLSVVRAIALERKLVTINADLSPVRRIHASAGQARNLYSELMRNMSTRNKPDGNALTSVVEKFITEARMEADSSGKSINAVIHEKLSSLSELVGGYDFAKVIEAYWNGHEAENEALKVNAIRWLRAEYSTKTDARNDLGVRTIISDASFYDSLKLMSLFVRQAGYQGLLVNLDEMVNLYKLNNTTARTSNYEQILRILNDCLQGTAEHLGFLLGGTPEFLLDPRKGLYSYEALQSRLAGNTFAKQAGVIDYSSPALHLASLTPEELYILLKNLRHVHAEGDESKYLVPDESLKAFLKHCSQTIGDAYFRTPRNTIKAFLDMLAVIDQNPNIAWNNLVASVAIEEEKPSDVELDIEETEEELADFKL from the coding sequence ATGATGATTGTTAAGAAAATTCGAGCTAAAGAAAGAGACGCAATTATCCAATCTCTGAAATCTGGCGTAACACCCAAGGTTGGGATCCAACATATTCAAGTCGGCCGAGTGAATGAACTAAAAGCTATGATTCAAGATATTGAACGGATCTCAGACGGTGGTTCCGCCTTCAGGCTTATTATCGGTGAGTATGGCTCGGGGAAGACATTCTTTTTGAGTGTAGTAAGAGCTATTGCGTTAGAAAGAAAGTTGGTGACTATCAACGCCGACTTGTCACCGGTCAGGCGGATCCATGCCTCGGCTGGTCAGGCAAGAAATCTTTATTCAGAGCTTATGCGTAACATGTCCACCCGCAATAAGCCGGATGGCAATGCATTGACCAGTGTTGTGGAAAAATTTATCACAGAAGCTCGAATGGAAGCAGACAGCAGCGGTAAAAGCATCAATGCCGTTATTCATGAAAAGCTGTCGTCACTGTCAGAGCTTGTTGGTGGATATGACTTTGCGAAGGTTATTGAGGCCTATTGGAATGGTCATGAAGCCGAGAACGAAGCACTAAAAGTGAACGCCATAAGGTGGTTGCGTGCTGAATACTCTACTAAGACAGATGCTCGTAATGACCTTGGTGTAAGAACCATCATATCGGATGCATCTTTTTATGACTCGCTTAAGTTAATGAGTCTTTTTGTTCGCCAAGCTGGTTATCAGGGGTTATTGGTAAACCTTGATGAGATGGTGAATCTTTACAAACTTAACAACACCACCGCCAGAACGTCAAACTACGAACAAATTTTACGTATTCTTAATGACTGCCTCCAAGGTACAGCAGAGCACTTGGGTTTCTTGCTTGGTGGAACACCTGAGTTCCTTCTCGACCCAAGAAAAGGCCTTTATAGCTATGAAGCACTGCAATCTAGGCTTGCCGGCAACACCTTTGCTAAGCAAGCTGGTGTTATCGATTACTCATCTCCTGCATTGCATCTTGCAAGTTTAACCCCGGAAGAGCTTTATATCTTGCTTAAAAACTTACGCCACGTTCATGCTGAAGGTGATGAAAGTAAGTATCTTGTTCCTGATGAATCCTTAAAAGCGTTTTTAAAGCACTGCAGTCAAACTATCGGGGATGCTTATTTCAGAACGCCAAGAAACACAATAAAAGCATTTTTAGATATGCTTGCTGTCATCGATCAAAATCCAAATATAGCATGGAATAACTTGGTCGCCTCTGTCGCAATCGAAGAGGAGAAGCCTTCTGATGTAGAGCTCGATATCGAAGAAACGGAGGAAGAGTTGGCTGACTTCAAGCTATGA
- a CDS encoding IS1595 family transposase, with protein MKTSSYLLKAGVDYPTSWDEFVDWFHDEQSCISYLYALRWPNGFICPSCSSHQSPYQLSNGKLKCHACRSQCSVTSSTLFDKTRTPMKSWFAAVWFITNQKNGVSALGVQRLLGLGSYQTAWSLMHKLRHAMVDPQRDKLSGIVEVDETLIGGVVQKSSIKNQQGKCKAVVLVAVELLSPSGFGRIRLRQVESATKEHIHQFIQDVIEPGSTICSDGSQAYKQIDKKGYKHNRIVHLGSSVPAHETMAGVHRISSLCKRWLLGTYQGAVKAKQLDYYLDEFTFRFNRRKSDSRGLLFYRLLEQAVRSKPITYQLSWSMNTGH; from the coding sequence ATGAAAACTTCATCGTATTTATTAAAAGCTGGTGTAGATTACCCTACAAGTTGGGACGAGTTTGTAGATTGGTTTCATGATGAACAATCTTGCATCAGCTACCTTTACGCACTTCGTTGGCCAAACGGATTCATTTGTCCAAGCTGTTCAAGCCATCAATCACCTTATCAGTTAAGTAATGGCAAGTTAAAATGTCATGCTTGTCGTTCTCAGTGTTCAGTAACATCAAGTACACTTTTTGACAAAACAAGAACCCCCATGAAAAGTTGGTTTGCTGCGGTCTGGTTCATTACAAATCAAAAAAATGGTGTCAGCGCTCTTGGAGTTCAAAGGTTATTAGGTCTTGGGAGTTATCAAACCGCTTGGTCATTAATGCACAAGTTAAGACATGCCATGGTTGATCCTCAAAGGGATAAACTGTCCGGCATCGTAGAGGTTGACGAAACACTAATAGGTGGCGTCGTTCAAAAATCATCTATTAAAAATCAACAGGGTAAGTGTAAAGCTGTCGTTTTGGTTGCTGTTGAGCTGCTATCACCCTCTGGATTTGGTCGGATACGTTTAAGACAAGTGGAAAGTGCAACTAAAGAACATATCCATCAATTTATTCAAGATGTAATTGAACCTGGTAGTACAATTTGTAGTGATGGATCTCAAGCATACAAACAAATAGACAAGAAAGGATATAAGCATAACCGAATAGTGCATTTAGGTTCATCTGTACCTGCACATGAAACAATGGCTGGGGTACATCGAATCTCATCATTATGTAAACGATGGCTTTTAGGTACATATCAAGGCGCGGTAAAGGCTAAGCAACTTGATTATTATTTAGATGAGTTTACATTTCGCTTCAACAGAAGAAAGTCAGATTCTCGGGGATTATTATTCTACAGGTTGCTTGAACAAGCTGTGCGTTCTAAGCCGATAACGTACCAATTGTCGTGGTCAATGAATACTGGCCACTGA
- a CDS encoding helix-turn-helix domain-containing protein, translated as MKDLAIQFGMKLRSKRKELGISQDKLALLAEIDRSYAGRIERGEVNITLEKAYQLSEVLGCDLRELLP; from the coding sequence ATGAAAGACTTAGCAATCCAATTTGGCATGAAATTACGGAGCAAGCGCAAAGAGTTGGGCATTTCCCAAGATAAATTGGCGTTGCTAGCCGAGATCGATCGCAGCTATGCTGGGCGAATAGAACGAGGAGAAGTTAATATTACGTTGGAAAAGGCATATCAACTCTCAGAGGTGTTAGGGTGTGACCTAAGAGAGTTGTTACCCTAA
- a CDS encoding ABC-three component system middle component 6 encodes MILPSKTVKPIDSLYCISAYVVNIMKEEEVEFNDLLDLVNKSYPKHVTIEKLQQCLDFLFIIGKVELQNETFKAVF; translated from the coding sequence ATGATCTTGCCATCGAAAACAGTTAAGCCGATAGACTCTTTGTACTGCATATCCGCTTATGTCGTGAATATTATGAAAGAGGAAGAAGTCGAGTTCAACGACCTTCTAGACTTGGTAAATAAATCATACCCAAAACATGTGACTATTGAAAAACTGCAACAGTGCCTTGATTTTCTGTTCATAATTGGCAAGGTGGAGTTACAAAATGAAACTTTTAAAGCTGTATTCTGA
- a CDS encoding response regulator, with protein sequence MPRVSIKICTTLHTILQHESFDNFQIVHLRDAFIAASANDQNVIESYKFIYRQVVRLVKKGLLKKINKENEKTVIYQKTEQFYQVIFVTNERNGGTKPSSKFQDITDHDPIHLLKERLKESEIDLLTSIGESEEYMQLYKSFPEMKEHLEFMYMLARENSSKLLGQIKAIKSVLAHQQK encoded by the coding sequence ATGCCGAGAGTTTCAATTAAAATATGCACCACATTACATACAATCCTCCAACATGAGAGCTTTGATAATTTCCAAATAGTGCATTTACGAGATGCATTTATTGCGGCTTCAGCTAATGACCAAAATGTTATTGAAAGCTATAAGTTTATTTATAGGCAAGTAGTTCGACTGGTTAAGAAAGGACTGTTAAAAAAGATTAATAAAGAGAACGAGAAAACCGTCATTTATCAAAAAACAGAGCAATTTTATCAAGTAATTTTTGTTACAAATGAACGTAATGGAGGTACTAAACCCTCATCAAAATTTCAGGATATTACTGATCATGATCCAATTCATTTGCTAAAAGAACGCCTTAAAGAATCAGAAATTGATTTACTCACCAGTATTGGTGAATCAGAAGAGTATATGCAGCTATACAAATCATTTCCTGAAATGAAAGAACATCTTGAGTTTATGTACATGTTAGCAAGGGAAAATAGCTCAAAATTACTTGGTCAAATCAAAGCGATTAAATCTGTTCTCGCACACCAACAGAAGTAA
- the ltrA gene encoding group II intron reverse transcriptase/maturase, whose translation MMASNEVSASSDSTQWQSINWKAVKQHVLKLQMRIAKATREGKHGKSKALQWILTHSTSAKLLAVKRVSQNKGSKTPGIDGIIWNTDARCMTAVNQLSRKGYHAKPLRRIYIPKKNGKLRPLGIPCMIDRAQQALHLLALEPISETVADLNSYGFRPNRSAADAIAQCFKCLCMKRSSQWVLEGDIKACFDKIGHQWLIDNIQLDKRMLKQWLGCGYIDKGLFYKTAEGTPQGGIISPTLMLLTLAGLEQLVKSIARKTGNRVNFIGYADDFVITGSSQEVLVNEIKPQLIGFLQERGLTLSDEKTHITHINDGFDFLGFNIRKYNGKLLIKPSKSNVLSFLSNLREFIRKHPTIPVNDLIKILNPKLRGWANYYRHCVAKQVFGYVGHQLFWLLSRWAVRRHPSKSKDWVRRKYYLDDKGQWQFHGWQKIANMDCRFNLVQIAQTLIQRHVKIRSAATPYDPEYAAYLGTRKRAKEGRNSWFEPVLAAI comes from the coding sequence ATGATGGCTTCAAACGAAGTTAGTGCCTCTTCTGACAGCACTCAATGGCAATCCATTAACTGGAAGGCTGTTAAGCAACATGTATTAAAGCTTCAAATGCGCATTGCAAAAGCAACCCGAGAAGGTAAACACGGTAAGTCGAAAGCATTGCAGTGGATACTCACCCACTCTACATCAGCAAAATTGCTTGCTGTTAAAAGAGTTTCTCAAAATAAAGGCAGCAAAACACCAGGAATTGACGGCATCATTTGGAACACTGATGCTCGTTGTATGACTGCGGTGAATCAACTGAGTCGAAAAGGTTATCATGCCAAACCGCTCAGGCGTATCTACATCCCCAAGAAAAACGGCAAACTCAGACCTTTAGGCATTCCCTGCATGATAGACAGAGCGCAGCAAGCGCTTCATCTTCTCGCTTTGGAGCCTATTTCGGAAACGGTAGCCGACCTTAATAGCTATGGCTTTCGACCTAATCGAAGCGCAGCAGATGCAATTGCACAGTGCTTCAAATGTTTATGTATGAAGCGCTCTAGCCAATGGGTTCTTGAGGGTGACATCAAAGCCTGTTTCGATAAGATTGGTCATCAATGGCTTATCGACAACATTCAATTAGATAAACGAATGCTGAAACAATGGCTTGGATGTGGTTATATTGATAAAGGATTGTTCTATAAAACAGCTGAAGGAACACCACAAGGTGGGATCATATCGCCTACGCTTATGTTGCTCACGCTGGCTGGGTTAGAACAGTTGGTTAAGTCTATTGCCCGTAAAACAGGGAATAGGGTCAACTTTATCGGATACGCAGACGATTTTGTCATCACAGGTTCTTCGCAAGAAGTCCTAGTTAATGAAATCAAGCCGCAACTCATTGGCTTTCTACAGGAAAGGGGCTTAACACTCTCTGATGAGAAAACACACATTACTCATATCAATGATGGTTTTGACTTTCTGGGATTCAATATCAGGAAGTACAACGGCAAACTGCTCATTAAACCGAGCAAGAGCAACGTTCTGTCATTTCTGAGCAACTTACGTGAATTCATCAGAAAACATCCAACAATACCCGTTAACGATTTAATCAAAATACTGAATCCGAAACTGAGGGGGTGGGCGAACTATTATCGCCATTGTGTTGCTAAGCAAGTTTTCGGTTATGTAGGCCATCAACTTTTCTGGTTGTTATCGCGCTGGGCAGTTAGGCGTCATCCGTCTAAAAGTAAAGACTGGGTGAGGCGTAAATATTATTTGGATGATAAGGGACAGTGGCAATTTCATGGTTGGCAGAAAATAGCGAACATGGATTGTCGGTTTAACCTTGTCCAAATAGCTCAAACGCTAATACAAAGACATGTGAAAATCAGGAGTGCAGCGACACCTTACGACCCCGAATATGCAGCTTACTTAGGTACGCGCAAGCGGGCAAAGGAAGGTAGAAACTCATGGTTCGAACCCGTCTTGGCTGCGATATAG
- a CDS encoding TerB N-terminal domain-containing protein, whose translation MEFVIGIVVIYFLYKLVSGKPKSSSTISKPVTPDTQSSYSTNSRTTTISSSNDDDDDDFATFTIHTSFDRETEKSTNKQKGRWVAESEQLTINGRRFTRGLFYFGGVMDSLSGCGTEPSLVDDKLPALLMSAKIGSELYTDDSFGYWPSYASLSKGCRGAYLDFLASDRSEPTTPIGYVFIYFYGFERRIIENRANKLVSDQEFITIFEEVLRLHQVFNANRSFRGYSANFLELMALLRPDLLEHRAKEIPETSNGLSFKVKLATTIANSQPVDADLALEWLKNTFEYSLKTPARRCEDEFRKLFNIRFTNKFGDGISVKPNKTKLSLTYHSASNGIHSVEINKHDLPDPSLLKAPINKLIPIAELCTEELNSYSRYLGKADTSKNDIAALMLLPKELANESNSPVIESFKQWAEQLIQNNMGLTTVQEFWSQTGMPLPKAINKKENELLTNLATKADIGIAPDQRFHLTKFKLDGNIVLFSPGHGEFFEPRPAFHQAMLALRLGAMVATIDGIVDIDEEQTLRKLIEHDDKLSPTEKNSLSAYLTWRLNSPANTVGLSARIELLNSNQTEFLKKLIISIALADGKVDPSEIKQIEKLYTSLGLDKSLVVSDIHNVTATRIPTSSSTSDVGPNKDVFQLDEDILAMHESDTSDAKSMLANIFTVDDEPEPEQKSSLATKPDGLDITHKELFDALITKPVWARNDVNELCSKLKLMVDGAIETINDWAYEKVDAPVLDDDGDIYVDLEIVEELKE comes from the coding sequence ATGGAATTCGTGATAGGGATCGTCGTTATTTATTTTCTGTACAAACTTGTATCAGGAAAACCTAAAAGCAGCTCCACTATTAGTAAACCAGTCACCCCAGACACTCAAAGCAGCTACTCAACTAACTCTCGAACTACGACTATTTCTTCTAGTAATGACGATGACGATGACGATTTTGCGACTTTCACGATCCATACAAGTTTTGACAGAGAAACAGAAAAATCTACCAATAAACAGAAAGGTCGCTGGGTTGCAGAAAGTGAACAACTGACAATAAACGGAAGGCGATTCACCAGAGGACTTTTTTATTTTGGTGGGGTTATGGACTCCCTCTCAGGCTGTGGCACAGAACCTTCTTTGGTCGATGATAAGTTGCCTGCACTGCTGATGTCTGCGAAAATCGGTTCTGAATTATATACAGATGATTCCTTCGGGTACTGGCCAAGTTATGCTTCCCTTTCAAAAGGTTGTAGAGGGGCGTATCTCGATTTTTTAGCATCTGATCGATCAGAACCAACCACCCCCATTGGGTACGTATTCATCTACTTTTATGGATTCGAGAGACGAATTATTGAAAACCGAGCTAATAAGCTGGTTTCAGACCAAGAGTTCATCACGATATTTGAAGAGGTACTACGCCTTCATCAAGTGTTCAATGCGAACCGTTCTTTTAGGGGATATTCGGCTAATTTTCTGGAATTAATGGCCTTGCTCAGACCCGATCTGCTTGAGCACAGAGCGAAGGAAATACCGGAAACAAGCAATGGATTGTCATTCAAAGTTAAACTTGCAACTACGATAGCAAACAGTCAGCCAGTTGATGCAGATCTTGCACTAGAGTGGTTAAAAAATACGTTTGAGTATTCTCTGAAAACGCCAGCGCGAAGATGTGAAGACGAGTTCAGAAAGCTGTTCAATATAAGATTTACTAACAAATTTGGCGATGGAATTTCGGTTAAGCCAAATAAAACCAAGCTCTCACTGACATACCATTCAGCGAGTAATGGTATTCATAGTGTTGAAATCAATAAACACGATCTACCGGACCCAAGTCTTTTAAAAGCACCAATAAATAAACTCATTCCCATTGCAGAGCTGTGTACAGAAGAACTTAACAGTTACAGTCGCTATTTGGGTAAAGCAGATACCTCTAAAAATGATATTGCGGCTTTAATGCTGTTGCCGAAAGAGCTAGCAAATGAATCAAACTCCCCTGTTATCGAATCATTTAAGCAATGGGCTGAGCAATTAATCCAGAACAATATGGGGTTAACAACAGTACAAGAGTTTTGGTCCCAAACAGGAATGCCACTGCCAAAAGCTATTAATAAAAAAGAGAATGAACTGCTGACTAATCTCGCAACTAAAGCAGATATTGGTATTGCACCCGACCAACGTTTTCATTTGACCAAATTCAAATTAGACGGAAATATCGTATTGTTTTCGCCTGGGCATGGAGAGTTTTTTGAGCCTCGCCCAGCCTTTCATCAGGCAATGCTCGCATTAAGGCTCGGGGCGATGGTGGCGACCATTGACGGCATTGTTGATATTGATGAAGAGCAAACCCTTCGCAAGCTTATTGAGCATGATGATAAATTGTCGCCAACGGAGAAAAACTCCTTGTCAGCTTATCTTACTTGGCGATTAAATAGCCCTGCTAACACCGTAGGATTGAGTGCAAGAATAGAGTTATTAAACTCCAACCAAACCGAGTTTTTGAAGAAACTTATCATTTCCATTGCTCTTGCTGATGGTAAGGTTGATCCGTCGGAAATAAAACAAATTGAAAAGCTTTATACCTCATTGGGACTCGATAAATCACTGGTTGTAAGTGACATTCACAACGTAACAGCGACTAGGATACCAACATCATCTTCGACGTCAGACGTTGGCCCAAATAAAGATGTATTCCAGCTGGATGAAGACATTCTTGCAATGCATGAGAGTGATACCAGTGATGCCAAGTCAATGTTAGCAAATATCTTTACTGTTGATGATGAACCAGAACCTGAGCAAAAAAGTTCATTAGCGACTAAGCCAGATGGTCTGGATATAACTCATAAAGAATTGTTTGACGCGCTAATCACTAAACCTGTTTGGGCTCGTAATGACGTTAACGAGCTTTGCAGTAAACTCAAACTGATGGTTGATGGTGCTATCGAAACGATTAATGATTGGGCATACGAAAAAGTCGATGCACCGGTGTTGGATGACGATGGTGATATCTATGTTGATCTCGAAATTGTTGAAGAGTTAAAGGAGTAA
- a CDS encoding SMEK domain-containing protein, which translates to MCDIKLNQSMNDFSINIHAEDFFKDVINKVRGAHFVNANSSGKNEAYIDLVDHNAKKVIQVTSTVTKQKIDNSLKILCNPTYKGYTLEVLYLLEKPKDFKEKSINEFEKKYGIKDIYPHLKDSADLLNEIKAMDGNKLSELYRQYFTDLEDKYTDEITLQIIFALLLKAQSSAREIYNDDLGSIDSDDKIELNSLNPRVTSHINLGLDYTLAISNFDDQSQIGELRNLVVDGYYADVLRKNLRKYAQSTDLQGMKVAQLHDLATKNKICFNKILFLLKEAIELAIIKVDFNSQSVSWIIIAYFFEICDVGVKQ; encoded by the coding sequence ATGTGCGACATAAAACTGAACCAATCAATGAATGATTTTTCTATCAATATTCATGCAGAAGATTTTTTCAAGGATGTGATAAACAAGGTTCGAGGGGCTCACTTCGTTAATGCTAACTCATCCGGTAAAAATGAAGCCTACATTGATTTAGTTGACCACAACGCTAAAAAAGTCATTCAGGTTACAAGTACTGTTACCAAACAAAAGATTGATAATTCGCTTAAAATACTCTGTAATCCCACCTACAAAGGCTACACACTTGAAGTTCTTTATCTATTAGAAAAACCTAAAGATTTCAAAGAAAAATCTATTAATGAGTTCGAAAAAAAATATGGAATCAAAGATATATATCCTCATTTAAAAGATAGCGCAGACCTTTTAAACGAGATTAAGGCAATGGATGGCAACAAGCTCAGCGAGCTTTATCGCCAATATTTCACCGATTTAGAAGATAAGTATACAGACGAGATTACCCTGCAAATTATCTTTGCGCTGTTGCTCAAAGCGCAGAGTTCTGCTCGTGAGATCTACAATGACGACTTAGGTTCAATAGATTCTGACGACAAAATTGAACTCAATAGCCTTAATCCAAGAGTAACGTCCCACATCAACTTGGGACTGGATTACACATTGGCTATCTCAAACTTTGACGACCAAAGCCAAATTGGAGAACTGAGGAACCTCGTCGTTGATGGTTACTATGCTGATGTATTAAGAAAAAACCTCAGAAAGTACGCACAATCTACTGATTTGCAGGGTATGAAAGTGGCCCAGCTACACGATTTGGCAACTAAAAATAAGATATGCTTTAACAAAATACTATTTTTACTAAAAGAAGCTATTGAGTTAGCAATCATAAAAGTAGACTTCAATAGTCAGAGCGTTTCGTGGATAATCATCGCCTATTTTTTTGAGATATGTGATGTTGGGGTGAAACAATGA
- a CDS encoding helicase-related protein — translation MPNIRCQDLFKFCRGSNHLVFANSRNRTESIAVTLSDLCEQQAVPNEFFPHHGSLSKELRESLEKRLQQEQYPTTAVCTMTLELGIDIGKVNSVVQVTAPHSVSSLRQRMGRAGRRGGPSILRLLIAEDELNKDSSVIDNLRLELIQSFAMIRLLISSKWYEPADTSLYHFSTFLHQILAVIAQWGGIRADQLFNLLCKEGPFQHITVEDYKAVLLNMGSTELITQLGSGELVLGVLGERITSHYSFYAVFTTPEEFRIINGTKTLGTLPIDSLVLVGQHIIFGGKRWIVKDIDSDKKTIYVEHAKGGKPPKFGGSGMSVHDVVRQEMFQILCEGDYRISVADQKIDFADANARALFQESMAFFSEANLTHNELLQQGNSTYIFTWLGDKTVNTIAALLIMNGYEAGAYAGVIEVSKASLSEVSATLCSLASADIPNATELARSVLEKRVDKFDEFLPEEILSIGYGAKAFNINKAKIWLEKFSISITHSPNKGLHNSVSGSFHN, via the coding sequence ATGCCGAATATCAGATGCCAAGATCTCTTCAAATTTTGCCGCGGAAGTAACCATTTAGTATTTGCAAATAGCCGGAACAGAACTGAGAGCATAGCAGTAACATTGAGTGACTTATGTGAGCAACAGGCGGTGCCAAATGAATTTTTTCCACACCATGGTTCGTTATCGAAGGAACTGAGGGAAAGCCTCGAAAAGCGCCTTCAACAAGAGCAGTATCCCACAACTGCAGTGTGTACTATGACGTTGGAATTGGGTATCGACATAGGAAAAGTCAATTCGGTTGTCCAGGTAACCGCTCCTCACTCTGTTTCAAGCCTTCGCCAAAGGATGGGACGTGCCGGGCGACGTGGTGGCCCATCTATTCTGCGCTTGTTGATTGCAGAAGATGAACTGAATAAAGATTCAAGTGTTATTGATAATCTCCGTTTGGAGCTAATACAGTCATTTGCAATGATCAGGCTATTGATTAGCAGTAAATGGTACGAGCCGGCAGATACATCCCTTTACCACTTTTCTACTTTTTTACATCAGATCCTTGCTGTTATTGCACAATGGGGAGGGATTAGAGCTGATCAGCTGTTCAACCTGCTGTGTAAAGAGGGTCCATTCCAACACATTACTGTAGAAGACTACAAGGCCGTTCTGCTGAATATGGGTAGCACAGAGTTAATCACCCAGCTTGGTAGTGGAGAGCTGGTTTTAGGCGTGTTAGGTGAGCGTATTACCAGCCACTACTCATTTTATGCCGTATTCACAACGCCAGAAGAGTTTAGGATTATCAACGGCACCAAAACTCTGGGTACGCTGCCTATCGATTCTTTGGTGTTAGTTGGTCAGCACATCATATTCGGTGGCAAAAGATGGATAGTTAAAGACATAGATAGCGACAAAAAGACCATTTATGTTGAACATGCCAAAGGTGGAAAACCACCCAAATTTGGTGGTAGTGGCATGTCGGTACATGATGTTGTGCGTCAGGAGATGTTCCAAATTCTCTGTGAAGGCGATTACCGGATATCTGTCGCAGATCAGAAGATAGATTTTGCCGATGCGAACGCTAGGGCGTTATTTCAGGAAAGCATGGCGTTTTTTAGTGAGGCCAATTTAACGCATAACGAACTGCTGCAGCAAGGTAATAGTACTTATATTTTTACATGGTTAGGTGACAAAACGGTAAATACGATAGCTGCTCTGCTAATTATGAATGGATATGAAGCAGGCGCTTATGCTGGAGTTATTGAAGTGAGTAAAGCATCTTTAAGTGAGGTTTCGGCGACCTTATGCTCCTTGGCAAGTGCAGATATACCTAACGCAACAGAGCTCGCTCGCAGTGTTTTAGAAAAACGAGTAGATAAGTTTGACGAGTTCTTACCTGAAGAAATCCTTTCTATCGGATATGGTGCAAAAGCATTTAACATAAATAAAGCAAAAATTTGGCTAGAAAAATTCAGCATTTCGATTACTCATTCTCCAAATAAGGGTCTCCATAATTCTGTGTCAGGTTCATTTCACAACTAA
- a CDS encoding DEAD/DEAH box helicase: MRNEHEKLDIKVQRWIFQQGWPSLREIQCLAIEPILSANTDVLISASTAAGKTEAFFLPAISAISAQENGVGILYISPLKALINDQDRRLESLSDLLNMPVTPWHGDSPQSRKNKLKASPAGIVLITPESLESLLIRDAGWVKSAFSSLKYIVIDEFHAFLSSERGHHLLSLLHRLEHLLGRLKTHQFPEWH; the protein is encoded by the coding sequence ATGAGAAACGAACATGAGAAGCTTGATATCAAAGTTCAACGTTGGATTTTCCAACAAGGTTGGCCCAGCCTAAGAGAAATCCAGTGCCTGGCCATTGAGCCGATATTATCCGCAAACACCGATGTTTTAATCAGTGCGTCAACTGCTGCAGGGAAGACTGAAGCGTTTTTTCTTCCCGCAATAAGTGCGATTTCAGCTCAAGAAAATGGGGTAGGTATTCTTTATATTAGCCCACTTAAAGCCTTAATCAATGATCAAGACAGGCGCTTGGAAAGCCTATCTGATTTACTCAATATGCCAGTCACACCCTGGCATGGCGATAGTCCACAAAGCAGAAAAAATAAGCTAAAGGCATCTCCTGCAGGCATTGTCTTGATCACGCCAGAGTCACTTGAGTCTTTACTTATTCGTGATGCCGGTTGGGTAAAGTCTGCATTTTCATCTTTAAAATACATTGTGATAGATGAATTTCATGCCTTTTTGAGTTCAGAGCGCGGACATCATTTATTGTCGCTGCTTCACCGGCTAGAACATCTGCTCGGGCGCTTAAAAACACACCAATTCCCAGAGTGGCATTGA